The nucleotide window GCATTGAGCTTTCGCTCAAGCGCCTGCATGTTGTCCAAGTACTCGAGTAGAGAAGGGCCGTCGTACCATGGTGCGAGTTCCTACGAGGCGATAGTCAGTCTGTGCTTCACATAAACTATTATTCATCTCACCTTTGGAACACGGTCCTTGATACCCGTGAAAGTCTGAGCGCTGACTGGCATCATGCTAATGTCGGTCTTTGGGTTGTATCCAAGACCCTTCAAGAAGGCTACAACCTTGGTAGTGCACTCCTTGAAACGATCCTCGGACCATTCGACGGTAGGGTCGTCCATCTTGTTCACAACGATGAGAATCTTGTTGACACCTTGTGTTTTGGCCAACATAGCGTGCTCTCGGGTCTGACCACCCTTTTCGAAACCAGTCTCGTACTCTCCCTTTCGTCCGGAAATGACAAGAATACCGACATCTGCTTGCGAAGCGCCACTGATCATGTTGGGCACATAGGTCTTGTGACCTGGAGCATCCAAAATGGAGTACCTGCGCTTCTCCGTCTCGAAGAAACCTCGACCAACTTCAATAGTCTTACCCTGCTGTCGCTCCTCCTTGTTGAGATCAAGCGCCCATGAGATGTACCAGGTTTCACGACCAGCGTCCTTGGCCTCCTTCTTGTACTTGTCGAGGGTTCGCTCATCTACCATGCCCGTTGAGATGAGGATACTGCCACCGAGGGTGGACTTTCCAGCGTCAACGTGACCCAAGAAGATGATGTTGACATGCTCTTTGCCGTAGATTTCAGCAAGAGTAGCCTCGTCGACGACTTCGGCCACCTCGTTCTCGATGTCTTGTGCCTTGGCGGCCGCCTTCTCAGCGGCCTTTTCCTTGGGTGTTGGGCTGTTACGGCCCGATGATGGTGTTGGTGAGGTCCTGCCAGAGCCGGCAGATGCCGGGGTGGGCTCTCCTGTCTTTTCAATGGCCTTTGCGGCCGTGACCTTGGACCCAGCATCCACTGTTCCCTTTTCTTTTTCCGCCTTTTCTTTGGCAGCAGATGGGGCAGCTGGAGTGCCCAAGCTCAGGACCTTGGTTCCGCCTGTCTTTTCGACCTTTGGTGTGGTGGTGTCTCCGCCGATGGAGAGTACCTTTGCCTTGGGCGCGCCATCGCCACCGATTGACAAAACCTTTGCCTTAGGCGCTTCCTTCTTGGCCTCAGCGGGGGCGGCTGCTGCGCTCTCAGAAGCTGCCATGTCGGAATCGCCTCGCTTTGCTATCCGTACAGGCGCTTGGCcttgttgctgctgttgctgctgaAAGTTCTGTTGAGCCGGGTACTGCTGGCCGTAGTTGGGATAGCCCTGTTGTTGACCACCATATTGCTGTCCGTACTGTGGATAGCCTTGCTGAGGCTGGTAGTATTGGCCCTGACCGCCATACTGGTTGTAACCCCCGTactgctgttgttgctgctggCCATACTGGTTGTAGCCCTGGTAGCCACCGTAGGCCTGACCTGGCACAAATGCACTTGCGCCGGGGGTAAAAGACTGCGCTCCAGGCGTAAAAGTCGGCGTCTGGTTCAGATTCATGCCCTGCGCCTGCTGCGAGAGCCTCTCCTCCTCTTGCTCCCAGCTGTCAGCCATCTTGGGCGCCTTGTTCGTCGAAAGCGTGTCGGGGGCGTATTCGTAACGGGGCGAGGGCGAGGGTGAAGGTCGGAAGACTGTCGCACGTGTCGGCAGATGTAAGCGCAGTCGTGTATCTTTCCAGGCGGCGAGGGAGCGACTGTTGGACTATATACGTCGACGTCAGTCGTCGGCGAAAAGCGATTTTGTGCCCGTTCGTTGATGCCCACGCAAGGATTTGGCGGGGTCGATTTTGGCGGCTGGCGGCTGAGTGGGGCTGACTCAACGCCCATCGCTCGCTGCCTAACATTGGCCCGCGCTTCTCCTAGTGAGAGCAAGCAACACGCTCAAAGAACCCTGCGAGTTTCAGCGCAACAATCACCTTCTGTTTCTCACTATAGACATTGCCGGTTGCTTTTCCTCGCAACCTATTCCTTCGACCTCATGCTTTATCTCCCAGTTCTACCCCAACACCCCGCTCACCTACACCCTCAAGGTTGAGCTCTAACCATACTTCAACATGGATGCACTATTACAAAAGGTAAGATGACTATACTATGACTCCCAACCCACGGACCACGTTTAAGCCGCCTCTTTCGTCATCTGTCGAATGAGCTGACAATATGATAGGTCACGCAGCAGGCGATGAGCTATGCCATCCGAAGCGGCATAGCAATCACAAGCCACTATGCGCTCAAACAGTGCGGCCGACTGATGAAGACTGTGGATGGCCAGGAGAAGCAAGAGATTGCGAGACTGCAACAGAAACTGGACTCTAAAATCAAAATCATTTCACCCGCCATCGACATGATCGAGCTAATAGCGGCACGTGGGAACACCACATTAGAGTCCGCCGTTACTCTGACCAAGTCGCTCCGATGGGAAATCCAGACGCTAGGCAGTCGTGTCGAGAAGGCCGTGACAGAAGAGCAGCTCGCTAAGAGAGGCAGCTCCAAAGCAAAGTCACAAGAGCAAAATCGAGTCGAACTCAAGATTATCATCGAAGAGATGAAGAGGTTGTTGGACCGTATTGAAGACTCTGTGCCTTTTATCACTCTGGCTATCAATACCTCTGGGGTTAATCTTTCGACTACGCTGCCGCCTACCGTATCGCCATCGAGGCTTCTGCAAGCCAGTACCTTTTTGACTTCTGGGGACATGCAGTACTGTGCGACCAGACCTAGGGCTCAGCAAATCGGACCAACCTTTACCTTGTCCATGTACATGTTGTTTGCCGGCCATGCAAATCGGCCACATGAAGAAGACATGCGAGAGACTACATGGAAGGAGGTCATGCACAAGGCACGTGTCACACTCATGAGAGTGCCACTGGATCATGTATACGACTACCCCACACCATTTGGACAGGATAGTCATCGTGCTGATGAGGCCAACCACGACCACATTCCTTCCGACAATTTGATGCAAGAGTTTGCTTATCAGCTTCTGATTGTTGAAGATCTAGATGACGGCCGCATGCACGAGTTTGAAGAAAGCGAGCCTCAACCGGGCCCGTACGATGGTGTTGAGCAAGCGGGTGTGCGGGAAATAATATCTATTCATGAAGTCTCAAAGATCTTCTATGCTGACACGGGCAAAATTCTCAACATCGGTGCTGACGGTGAGAGCAACAATCCCATATTATTGCTGAAGCGAGACGTCCACGCTACACCGCCACGGCGCATGATGGAACAGGATGCGGAACCGACAGGCTACGAGTCTGATGACTCGCACACCATCGGTGAAGACGATATAGATCCTGAGCAGAGCGAACTGGAAGAACAGCTGCGACGAGAATCAACACCAAACCTGGAGCGGTCTGTACTCGACACACCAACACCAGAACTAGATCCAGAACCAGTGTATTCACACCCATGGCGCCTCCCCGCAACCCTCGATCTAGAATGGATGGCCTTTGAAGTCTACACGGAAGACCCAACCAGCGACTCAGACCTCTCCGAAACCGAAGAAGACCTCGAACCCACCACCTTATCCCCCTccccaacaacaacaacctcCCCCAACCCGTCCCTCCTCACCCGCTTCTCCACCCTCAACCTCCGCCCCAGCACACCCACAACACCATCCTCCCCTCAAACAACCCCCACCAACCAAATCCAACCCACCCCGCACGCCCTCCACCACCCACCCGCCCCTGCAGCACCAACAACACTCCCCGCGATAAAAACATCCCTCTCTCTCCTCGAAATGCTAATCCGCCTAACCGCACTCCAACAATTCCAACAATCAAGCCACCTCGCCATCAGCGACGAATTCCTAAACTTCTTCCTCTCAGACTCCAGCAGCACGGTCGGTGCGGGCGGCGACGCCGAACTGAGGAGACGCGTACGCAGGGAGGCGCGCATGCGTGTGGGGTTTGATCCGTATGATGAGAGTCCGATTAAGAGACGTGGGGAGCAGTATTTGGAACATGAGTTACACGAGTCTCACCACGACTCCCACTACGACGCCGGGGGTGAGCAACGCTACGACCGTAGTTCTCCAGGGGTGGTGGAGGGTTCATCGAGATTCGAGTATGATACCTACCCCCTTGGACGAGCAGCATCGTCTGCGTCTAGcccgtactatcgcgatGGTGGTAATACGCCTTCATACACCAGTTCCACACCGCGGTCTGGATCGCGGTCTAGACCGGGCATGTATGCTACACATGGGAATAATGTTTCCTCGCCGAGTCCGCTGCTCAGAAGGGCGACTACGCAGCCCGCGAGGGGGTTGGGATTTAAACAGCCGAGTTTTGCGAGGATGGAGAGGGGGAGCGAGCCGGATACGCCGCCTAGTACTGTGGGGAGGTAGGGAGGTTTGTTTGTGAGTGTaggaggggagggaggaggTGGGTGATGAGATGGTATAGTAAAGGATGTATATGTGTGCATTCGCTATATATGCATGGGACATGGGCAGGCATGGGCATGGGCATCATCAAAGGCGTTCTGTTAGTTAGCAAGATACCACTTTAAGAGACACGATCAGCATCACTCATACCAAAAAATCCCCATATAGCGATCAATATCTCATATTCACGTATCCAGCAGTCCGGTATAAACACTCCCATCCGTAATCAACCAAGAATCTCCCGCATTGAAACGCcaaagaaagaaaaaagcCACGCTTGCTTCAGGCCACAAAGACCCTCTCTCATATTCACACACAAACACAACAGCCAGCCCAACTACTCCCAatcctcctcctcatcaCTCTCCTCAGCAaccgtcttcttcttcccaTCCTGCGGACTACCCGGCGCGCGACTCGTCGCCCCACTCACAAGATCATAACTAGCGTCGCTATCCGCCACGCTCTTTTCATCGTTTGAACGGCGGGGTTGTGCGGCAGCAGGTGTTTTAGTGTCTGCGGGCTTGAGAGTTTTTACTGAAGCGGCGAGGTCTTTGGGGGGTTCGGTGGTGGATGTGGGTGTAGTTGTATTGGGTTTGGCGGAGACGGTAGCGTTGTCGTCGTCTGATTCTTCGTCtgaatcttcttcttcttcgtcgtcgtcttcgtcgtcgtca belongs to Pyrenophora tritici-repentis strain M4 chromosome 10, whole genome shotgun sequence and includes:
- a CDS encoding TEF1, Translation elongation factor EF-1alpha (GTPase): MADSWEQEEERLSQQAQGMNLNQTPTFTPGAQSFTPGASAFVPGQAYGGYQGYNQYGQQQQQQYGGYNQYGGQGQYYQPQQGYPQYGQQYGGQQQGYPNYGQQYPAQQNFQQQQQQQGQAPVRIAKRGDSDMAASESAAAAPAEAKKEAPKAKVLSIGGDGAPKAKVLSIGGDTTTPKVEKTGGTKVLSLGTPAAPSAAKEKAEKEKGTVDAGSKVTAAKAIEKTGEPTPASAGSGRTSPTPSSGRNSPTPKEKAAEKAAAKAQDIENEVAEVVDEATLAEIYGKEHVNIIFLGHVDAGKSTLGGSILISTGMVDERTLDKYKKEAKDAGRETWYISWALDLNKEERQQGKTIEVGRGFFETEKRRYSILDAPGHKTYVPNMISGASQADVGILVISGRKGEYETGFEKGGQTREHAMLAKTQGVNKILIVVNKMDDPTVEWSEDRFKECTTKVVAFLKGLGYNPKTDISMMPVSAQTFTGIKDRVPKELAPWYDGPSLLEYLDNMQALERKLNAPFMMPIAAKYKDMGTMIEGKIESGVIKKEQKYLMMPNRQTIHISALFGEQEEEIPGAMCGDQIRVRIRGVEEEDILPGYVLCSPKRPVHCVSQFEAQVVLLDIKSILTAGFNCVLHVHAAQEEVTITALLHKLEKGTGRRSKKAPGFATKGMSIIARLQITGTAGSICVERFEDYPQLGRFTLRDQGQTIAIGKITKLITDEA
- a CDS encoding Periplasmic protein TonB yields the protein MDALLQKVTQQAMSYAIRSGIAITSHYALKQCGRLMKTVDGQEKQEIARLQQKLDSKIKIISPAIDMIELIAARGNTTLESAVTLTKSLRWEIQTLGSRVEKAVTEEQLAKRGSSKAKSQEQNRVELKIIIEEMKRLLDRIEDSVPFITLAINTSGVNLSTTLPPTVSPSRLLQASTFLTSGDMQYCATRPRAQQIGPTFTLSMYMLFAGHANRPHEEDMRETTWKEVMHKARVTLMRVPLDHVYDYPTPFGQDSHRADEANHDHIPSDNLMQEFAYQLLIVEDLDDGRMHEFEESEPQPGPYDGVEQAGVREIISIHEVSKIFYADTGKILNIGADGESNNPILLLKRDVHATPPRRMMEQDAEPTGYESDDSHTIGEDDIDPEQSELEEQLRRESTPNLERSVLDTPTPELDPEPVYSHPWRLPATLDLEWMAFEVYTEDPTSDSDLSETEEDLEPTTLSPSPTTTTSPNPSLLTRFSTLNLRPSTPTTPSSPQTTPTNQIQPTPHALHHPPAPAAPTTLPAIKTSLSLLEMLIRLTALQQFQQSSHLAISDEFLNFFLSDSSSTVGAGGDAELRRRVRREARMRVGFDPYDESPIKRRGEQYLEHELHESHHDSHYDAGGEQRYDRSSPGVVEGSSRFEYDTYPLGRAASSASSPYYRDGGNTPSYTSSTPRSGSRSRPGMYATHGNNVSSPSPLLRRATTQPARGLGFKQPSFARMERGSEPDTPPSTVGR